A genomic window from Sorex araneus isolate mSorAra2 chromosome 2, mSorAra2.pri, whole genome shotgun sequence includes:
- the LOC101542610 gene encoding olfactory receptor 10-like, with translation MGSFNTSLGDGFLLLGFSDWPQLEPLLFVFIFIFYSLTLFGNTTIIALSILDPQLHTPMYFFLCHLSFLDLCYTTCTVPQLLINLHGLDRTISYGRCVAQLFITLALGSTECVLLVVMAFDRYAAVCRPLHYTTIMHPQLCHVLATISWLGGLVNSLIQSSLMMAMPLCGLRLMNHFFCEMPAFLKLACEDKNGTEAKMFVARAIILIVPAALILGSYVHIVQAVLRVKSMTGRRKAFGTCGSHLLVVSLFYGSAIYTYLQPKSSYSESKGKFAALFYTIVSPMLNPVIYTLRNKDVKEALRKLLGTGRALG, from the coding sequence ATGGGAAGTTTCAATACCAGTCTTGGGGACGGGTTCCTCTTGTTGGGCTTCTCGGATTGGCCTCAACTGGAACCGCtcctttttgtctttattttcattttctactcCCTGACTCTCTTTGGCAACACCACCATCATCGCCCTCTCGATCCTGGACCCTCAGctgcacacgcccatgtacttcttcctctgccACCTCTCCTTCCTGGACCTCTGCTACACCACGTGTACCGTGCCGCAGCTTCTCATCAACCTCCACGGGCTCGACAGGACCATCAGCTACGGGAGGTGTGTGGCCCAGCTCTTCATCACCCTCGCCCTGGGCTCCACGGAGTGTGTCCTTCTGGTGGTGATGGCCTTCGATCGCTACGCGGCCGTGTGCCGTCCGCTCCACTACACGACCATCATGCACCCCCAGCTCTGTCACGTCCTGGCCACCATCTCCTGGCTGGGCGGCCTCGTGAATTCTCTGATTCAGAGCAGCCTCATGATGGCCATGCCGCTCTGTGGGCTTCGTCTCATGAACCACTTCTTCTGTGAGATGCCTGCCTTTCTGAAGCTGGCCTGCGAGGATAAGAACGGGACCGAGGCCAAGATGTTCGTGGCCCGAGCCATCATCCTGATTGTTCCCGCTGCGCTAATCCTCGGCTCCTACGTCCACATCGTTCAGGCAGTGTTGAGAGTCAAGTCGATGACAGGCAGGAGGAAGGCCTTTGGGACTTGTGGCTCACACCTCCTCGTGGTTTCCCTCTTCTATGGCTCCGCCATCTACACGTACCTGCAACCCAAGAGTAGTTACTCGGAGAGCAAGGGAAAGTTCGCTGCCCTTTTTTATACTATTGTTTCTCCTATGCTCAATCCTGTGATTTATACACTAAGGAACAAGGATGTGAAGGAGGCACTGCGGAAGTTGCTGGGAACTGGCAGAGCCTTGGGATAG
- the LOC101543145 gene encoding putative olfactory receptor 2W6 — translation MTKVNGSSVKHFILVGFSEYPRAEFIISLFVTGFYTMTLTGNAAIILVSILDNRLHTPMYFFLRNLSFLDMFFTTSIVPQMLVNMWGNNNHISYLGCMVQFTVALALGSTECVLLAVMSIDRYAAVCWPLRYSTIMHQQICRLLAAISWIWGFGNSLFQSSLAIILPRCGNRRVDHFFCEILIIVKLSCVDTRPTESKMLVARLIILVAPFSVILTSYACIARAVLRIKSAEGRRKAFGTCASHLMVVLLFYGTIMFMYLQPKNNYSQHLGKALALVYMIVAPTMNPLIYTLRNKDVKRAVRKIVWKDSQTS, via the coding sequence ATGACGAAAGTAAATGGGAGCTCAGTGAAACATTTCATCTTAGTTGGCTTTTCAGAGTATCCCCGGGCTGAGTTCATTATCTCTCTCTTTGTCACTGGGTTCTACACGATGACACTGACAGGAAACGCAGCCATCATTTTGGTGTCCATCCTGGATAAccgcctccacacccccatgtacttcttcctgcgAAACCTCTCATTTCTGGACATGTTCTTCACCACTTCCATTGTTCCTCAGATGCTGGTGAACATGTGGGGAAATAATAACCACATCAGCTATCTCGGCTGCATGGTGCAGTTTACCGTGGCCTTGGCTCTGGGCTCCACAGAGTGTGTCCTTCTGGCTGTCATGTCTATTGACCGTTATGCTGCTGTTTGCTGGCCCCTCAGGTATAGTACCATTATGCACCAACAGATCTGCCGCCTTCTTGCCGCCATATCTTGGATCTGGGGCTTTGGCAACTCTCTCTTCCAGTCTTCACTGGCCATCATTTTACCTCGATGCGGTAACCGCCGTGTGGACCATTTCTTTTGTGAGATCTTGATCATTGTCAAGCTCTCCTGTGTGGACACTCGACCAACAGAGTCAAAGATGCTAGTGGCTCGCCTCATCATCCTTGTTGCACCATTTTCCGTCATTCTCACCTCGTATGCCTGCATAGCCAGGGCCGTGCTCAGGATAAAATCTGCTGAAGGCAGAAGGAAGGCATTTGGGACCTGTGCGTCTCACCTGATGGTGGTCCTGCTCTTCTATGGAACCATCATGTTCATGTACCTTCAACCGAAAAATAACTATTCTCAGCATCTGGGCAAGGCCCTGGCTCTTGTTTATATGATTGTTGCTCCGACCATGAACCCGCTGATCTACACCCTGAGGAACAAAGATGTAAAGAGGGCAGTCAGGAAGATTGTGTGGAAGGATTCTCAGACTTCATGA
- the LOC101542869 gene encoding putative olfactory receptor 2W6 codes for MTEINGSAEKYFILVGFSEYPRAEFILSLFVAGFYTMTLTGNAAIILVSILDSRLHTPMYFFLRNLSFLDMFFTTSIVPQMLVNMWGNNNHISYLGCMVQFTVALALGSTECVLLAVMSIDRYAAVCWPLRYSTIMHQQICRLLAAISWIWGFGNSLFQSSLAIILPRCGNHRVDHFFCEILIIVKLSCVDTRPTESKMLVARLIILVAPFSVILTSYACIARAVLRMKSAEGRRKAFGTCASHLMVVFLFYGTAMFMYLQPKNNYSQHLGKALALVYTIVAPTMNPMIYTLRNKDVKRAVRKIVGKDSQTS; via the coding sequence atgacGGAAATAAATGGAAGCGCAGAGAAATATTTCATCTTAGTTGGCTTTTCAGAGTATCCCCGGGCTgagttcattctctctctctttgttgctGGGTTCTACACGATGACACTGACAGGAAATGCAGCCATCATTTTGGTGTCCATCCTGGACAGCcgtctccacacccccatgtacttcttcctgcgAAACCTCTCATTTCTGGACATGTTCTTCACCACTTCCATTGTTCCTCAGATGCTGGTGAACATGTGGGGAAATAATAACCACATCAGCTATCTCGGCTGCATGGTGCAGTTTACCGTGGCCTTGGCTCTGGGCTCCACAGAATGTGTCCTTCTGGCTGTCATGTCTATTGACCGTTATGCTGCTGTTTGCTGGCCCCTCAGGTATAGTACCATTATGCACCAACAGATCTGCCGCCTCCTTGCCGCCATATCTTGGATCTGGGGCTTTGGCAACTCTCTCTTCCAGTCCTCACTGGCCATCATTTTACCTCGATGCGGTAACCACCGTGTGGACCATTTCTTTTGTGAGATCTTGATCATTGTCAAGCTCTCGTGTGTGGACACTCGACCAACAGAGTCAAAGATGCTAGTGGCTCGCCTCATCATCCTTGTTGCTCCATTTTCCGTCATTCTCACCTCGTATGCCTGCATagccagggctgtgctcaggatgaaATCTGCTGAAGGCCGAAGGAAGGCGTTTGGGACCTGTGCGTCTCACCTGATGGTGGTCTTTCTCTTCTATGGAACTGCCATGTTCATGTACCTTCAACCAAAAAATAACTATTCTCAGCATCTGGGCAAGGCCCTGGCTCTTGTTTATACCATTGTCGCCCCCACCATGAACCCGATGATCTACACCCTGAGGAACAAAGATGTAAAGAGGGCAGTTAGGAAGATTGTGGGGAAGGATTCTCAGACTTCATGA